Proteins co-encoded in one Ruegeria pomeroyi DSS-3 genomic window:
- a CDS encoding adenylate kinase translates to MDAATMTTPAVLILLGPPGAGKGTQARMLEEKFGLVQLSTGDLLRAAVAAGTPAGKQAKAVMEAGDLVSDEIVIAILRDRLAEPDCAKGVILDGFPRTTVQAEALDTLLSESGQRINAAISLEVEDGEMVTRISGRYTCGGCGEGYHDTFKQPAEAGKCDKCGGTEMKRRADDNAETVASRLEAYHAQTAPLIAYYDGHGVLQRIDAMGEIDEIAQGLATIVKGAMA, encoded by the coding sequence ATGGACGCTGCCACGATGACCACCCCCGCCGTTCTGATCCTTCTCGGCCCTCCGGGTGCCGGGAAGGGCACCCAGGCCCGCATGCTGGAAGAAAAGTTCGGGCTGGTGCAGCTATCGACCGGCGATCTGCTGCGCGCCGCCGTGGCCGCCGGAACCCCCGCCGGCAAACAGGCCAAGGCGGTGATGGAGGCGGGTGATCTGGTTTCCGACGAGATCGTCATCGCCATCCTGCGCGACCGGCTGGCTGAACCTGACTGTGCCAAGGGCGTGATCCTCGACGGCTTTCCCCGCACCACCGTGCAGGCCGAGGCGCTGGACACGCTGCTGTCCGAGAGCGGTCAGCGCATCAACGCCGCCATCAGCCTCGAGGTCGAGGACGGAGAGATGGTGACCCGCATTTCGGGCCGCTACACCTGTGGCGGCTGCGGCGAGGGCTATCACGACACGTTCAAGCAGCCGGCCGAGGCAGGCAAATGCGACAAGTGCGGCGGCACCGAGATGAAGCGGCGCGCCGATGACAATGCCGAAACCGTGGCCAGCCGGCTCGAGGCCTATCACGCGCAGACCGCGCCGCTGATCGCCTATTACGACGGCCACGGCGTGCTGCAACGGATCGACGCCATGGGAGAGATCGACGAGATCGCCCAGGGCCTCGCCACCATCGTCAAGGGGGCGATGGCCTAG
- the acs gene encoding acetate--CoA ligase yields the protein MSPAAQTETKLYAPSADTVARAHVNADTYDRMYAASMADPEGFWAEQGKRVDWIKPFTQVKDVNYNFGEVSINWYADGTLNVAANCIDRHLATRGDQTAIIWEPDSPTEAAKHITYKELHGSVCRMANILESLGVRKGDRVVIYLPMIPEAAYAMLACARIGAIHSIVFAGFSPDALAARVNGCDAKVVITADEAPRGGRKTPLKSNADAALLHCKDTVKCLVVKRTGGQTTWIADRDFDYNEMALEASDYCAPAEMGAEDPLFILYTSGSTGQPKGVVHTTGGYLVYAAMTHEITFDYHDGDIYWCTADVGWVTGHSYIVYGPLANGATTLMFEGVPTYPDAGRFWEVCAKHKVNQFYTAPTAIRALMGQGTSFVEKHDLSDLRLLGTVGEPINPEAWNWYNEVVGKGKCPIVDTWWQTETGGHLMTPLPGAHATKPGAAMKPFFGVVPVVLDPQSGVEISGNGVEGVLCIKDSWPGQMRTVWGDHERFQKTYFADYKGYYFTGDGCRRDAEGDYWITGRVDDVINVSGHRMGTAEVESALVAHAAVAEAAVVGYPHEIKGQGIYCYVTLMNDREPSDELMKELRSWVRTEIGPIASPDVIQWAPGLPKTRSGKIMRRILRKIAENDFGSLGDTSTLADPSVVDDLIANRAGK from the coding sequence ATGTCACCAGCAGCTCAGACCGAGACCAAGCTCTATGCGCCATCCGCCGACACCGTGGCACGTGCGCATGTGAATGCGGACACCTATGACCGGATGTATGCCGCCTCGATGGCCGATCCCGAGGGGTTCTGGGCCGAGCAGGGCAAGCGGGTCGACTGGATCAAGCCCTTTACCCAGGTCAAGGACGTCAACTACAACTTCGGCGAGGTCTCGATCAACTGGTATGCCGATGGCACCCTGAACGTCGCGGCCAACTGCATCGACCGTCACCTGGCCACCCGGGGTGATCAGACCGCGATCATCTGGGAACCGGACTCCCCCACCGAAGCGGCCAAGCACATCACCTATAAGGAGCTGCACGGCTCGGTCTGCCGGATGGCCAACATCCTGGAGAGCCTGGGCGTGCGCAAGGGTGACCGCGTCGTCATCTACCTGCCGATGATCCCCGAGGCGGCCTATGCCATGCTGGCCTGCGCCCGTATCGGCGCCATCCATTCCATCGTCTTCGCCGGCTTCTCGCCCGACGCGCTGGCCGCCCGGGTCAACGGCTGCGACGCCAAGGTGGTGATCACCGCCGACGAGGCGCCGCGCGGTGGCCGCAAGACGCCGCTGAAATCCAATGCCGACGCCGCCCTGCTGCATTGCAAGGACACGGTCAAATGCCTGGTCGTCAAGCGCACCGGTGGCCAGACCACCTGGATCGCCGACCGCGACTTTGACTATAACGAGATGGCGCTCGAGGCGTCGGATTACTGCGCCCCCGCCGAGATGGGCGCCGAGGATCCGCTGTTCATCCTCTACACCTCCGGCTCGACCGGCCAACCCAAGGGCGTGGTGCACACCACCGGCGGCTATCTGGTCTATGCCGCGATGACGCATGAGATCACCTTCGACTACCACGACGGCGACATCTACTGGTGTACTGCCGATGTGGGCTGGGTCACCGGCCACAGCTATATCGTCTATGGTCCGCTGGCCAATGGCGCCACCACGCTGATGTTCGAGGGCGTGCCGACCTATCCCGACGCGGGCCGTTTCTGGGAGGTCTGCGCCAAGCACAAGGTCAACCAGTTCTATACCGCCCCCACCGCCATCCGCGCGCTGATGGGTCAGGGCACCAGCTTTGTCGAAAAGCACGACCTGAGCGATCTGCGCCTTCTGGGCACCGTGGGCGAGCCGATCAACCCCGAGGCCTGGAACTGGTACAACGAGGTGGTGGGCAAGGGCAAATGCCCGATCGTCGACACCTGGTGGCAGACCGAGACCGGCGGCCACCTGATGACGCCGCTGCCGGGCGCCCACGCGACCAAGCCGGGGGCGGCGATGAAGCCCTTCTTTGGTGTGGTGCCGGTGGTGCTCGACCCGCAATCGGGCGTCGAGATCAGCGGCAACGGGGTCGAGGGCGTGCTGTGCATCAAGGACAGCTGGCCGGGCCAGATGCGCACCGTCTGGGGCGATCACGAGCGCTTCCAGAAGACCTATTTCGCCGATTACAAGGGCTATTACTTCACCGGTGACGGCTGCCGTCGCGATGCGGAAGGCGATTACTGGATTACCGGCCGCGTCGATGACGTGATCAACGTCTCGGGTCACCGCATGGGTACCGCCGAGGTCGAAAGCGCGCTGGTCGCCCATGCCGCCGTGGCCGAGGCCGCCGTGGTGGGCTACCCGCACGAGATCAAGGGCCAGGGCATCTATTGCTACGTGACCCTGATGAACGACCGCGAGCCGTCGGACGAGCTGATGAAGGAGCTGCGCAGCTGGGTGCGCACCGAGATCGGCCCGATCGCCAGCCCGGACGTCATCCAGTGGGCGCCCGGCCTGCCGAAAACCCGTTCGGGCAAGATCATGCGCCGTATCCTGCGCAAGATCGCCGAGAACGACTTCGGCTCGCTGGGTGACACCTCGACCCTGGCCGATCCCTCGGTGGTCGATGACCTGATCGCCAATCGCGCCGGCAAGTAA
- the dctP gene encoding TRAP transporter substrate-binding protein DctP gives MNKMLSGAVAAALTVSFVGEAGATEWNVSVWGKRRAFTEHVEKLAELVSEKTGGAFTINVSYGGLSKPKENLDGISIGAFEMAQFCAGYHADKNRAITVLELPFLGVNTLAEEVAVSNAVYAHPAAQQEMAQWNARLLMTSPMPQYNLVGTGAPRDELAEFEGMRVRATGGLGAAFSAVGGVPTSVPATEAYNAMESGVVDTVAFAQHAHLSFGTINKADWWTANLNPGTVNCPVVVNIDAYEALSDDERAALDSSVDEAIAHYLTNYGALLKKWDDVLAEKGVEKVMISDAVLEEFRAKVAGPISAKWVEDMTAQGLPGQELLDLVHATLKAARGS, from the coding sequence ATGAACAAGATGTTGAGCGGCGCCGTTGCGGCCGCGCTGACGGTATCGTTTGTGGGGGAGGCTGGAGCCACTGAATGGAATGTGTCGGTTTGGGGTAAGCGTCGTGCGTTTACGGAGCATGTCGAGAAGCTTGCGGAGCTGGTGAGCGAGAAGACGGGGGGCGCGTTCACCATCAATGTGAGCTATGGCGGCCTGTCCAAGCCGAAGGAGAACCTGGACGGGATCTCGATCGGGGCGTTTGAGATGGCGCAGTTCTGTGCGGGCTATCATGCGGACAAGAACCGGGCGATCACGGTGCTGGAGCTTCCGTTTCTGGGGGTGAACACGCTGGCCGAGGAAGTGGCGGTCTCGAACGCGGTCTATGCCCATCCGGCGGCGCAGCAGGAGATGGCGCAGTGGAACGCCAGGCTGCTGATGACCTCGCCGATGCCGCAGTACAACCTGGTGGGCACCGGCGCGCCGCGCGACGAGCTGGCCGAGTTCGAGGGCATGCGGGTGCGCGCCACCGGCGGTCTGGGCGCGGCCTTCTCGGCGGTGGGCGGGGTGCCGACCTCGGTGCCGGCGACCGAGGCCTATAACGCGATGGAATCGGGTGTTGTGGACACGGTGGCCTTTGCCCAGCACGCGCATCTGAGCTTTGGCACCATCAACAAGGCCGACTGGTGGACCGCCAACCTGAACCCGGGCACGGTGAACTGCCCGGTGGTGGTCAATATCGACGCCTATGAGGCGCTGAGCGATGACGAGCGCGCGGCGCTGGACAGTTCGGTGGACGAGGCGATTGCCCATTACCTGACCAATTACGGCGCCCTGCTGAAGAAGTGGGACGATGTGCTGGCCGAGAAGGGCGTTGAGAAGGTGATGATCTCGGACGCGGTGCTGGAAGAGTTCCGCGCCAAGGTGGCCGGCCCGATCAGCGCCAAATGGGTCGAGGACATGACTGCGCAGGGCCTGCCGGGGCAGGAGCTGCTGGACCTGGTGCATGCGACGCTGAAGGCGGCGCGCGGCAGCTGA
- a CDS encoding TRAP transporter small permease subunit translates to MAGHASVLQDGSALSRLDRALLRLERGLALISGLAVFSLMLLAVVSVGGRNAMNAPLPGYVDWIEQAMPLIAFMGIAFVQREGGHIRMDLVIGQLKGRALWLFELVSVLLILGLMMLLVWGSWAHFLRAFDMGAPLWSRDSSIDIGIPLWPSKLLAPVAFSVLCLRLGLQVWGYGRAFVLGLEAPVAVPLIQDVAAQAAAEAEQLAGHDNG, encoded by the coding sequence ATGGCAGGGCATGCATCAGTATTGCAGGACGGCAGCGCGCTGAGCCGGCTGGACCGGGCGCTGTTGCGGCTGGAACGGGGTCTGGCGCTGATCAGCGGGCTGGCGGTGTTTTCGCTGATGCTGCTGGCGGTGGTCTCGGTGGGCGGCCGCAACGCGATGAACGCGCCGCTGCCGGGCTATGTGGACTGGATCGAGCAGGCGATGCCGCTGATCGCCTTCATGGGGATCGCCTTTGTGCAGCGCGAGGGCGGCCATATCCGGATGGACCTGGTCATCGGGCAGCTCAAGGGGCGGGCGCTGTGGCTGTTCGAGCTGGTCTCGGTGCTGCTGATCCTGGGGTTGATGATGCTGCTGGTCTGGGGCAGCTGGGCGCATTTCCTGCGGGCCTTTGATATGGGGGCGCCGCTGTGGAGCCGCGACAGCTCGATCGATATCGGCATCCCGCTCTGGCCGTCCAAGCTGTTGGCGCCGGTGGCGTTTTCGGTGCTGTGCCTGCGTCTGGGCCTGCAGGTCTGGGGCTATGGGCGGGCCTTTGTGCTGGGGCTCGAGGCGCCGGTGGCGGTGCCGCTGATCCAGGACGTGGCCGCCCAGGCGGCGGCCGAGGCGGAACAATTGGCGGGGCATGACAATGGATAG
- a CDS encoding TRAP transporter large permease → MDSIDIGLWVTGGLLVLVLTGMRVAFAAALAGLVGLVWIFWAKFGYDPDRFGKALTVAVKTAGQVPHSKVSSQALSLIPTFILIGYLAYYAGLTRALFEAAKRWMAWVPGGLAVSTVFATAGFAAVSGASVATSAVFARIAIPEMLAIGYNKRFAAGVVAAAGTLASLIPPSAILVIYAIIVEQDVGKLLLAGFVPGAFSAVIYVALIVGIAVVFKSVGPPVTGFTWRQRFASLPGALPIVFVVVIIISFVYNPFGGDAWGTPTEGGALGAFVVFCMAVFRGMKWAEFKSALLETAKLTVMIFTIIWGVLIYVRFLGFADLPGAFSDWITSLQMSPMLILVCILLAYAVLGMFMDAIGMLLLTLPVVYPAVMALNGGEAVSAADSAFGMSGPMCAIWFGILVVKMAEFCLITPPIGLNCFVVAGVRPDLSVQDVFRGVMPFFVADAVTIALLVAFPQIVLWLPTLAG, encoded by the coding sequence ATGGATAGTATCGATATCGGCCTCTGGGTCACCGGCGGCCTTCTGGTTCTGGTCCTGACCGGCATGCGGGTGGCCTTTGCCGCCGCGCTGGCGGGGCTGGTGGGGCTGGTCTGGATCTTCTGGGCCAAGTTCGGCTATGACCCCGACCGCTTTGGCAAGGCGCTGACGGTGGCGGTCAAGACCGCCGGGCAGGTGCCCCATTCCAAGGTGTCGAGCCAGGCGCTGAGCCTGATCCCGACCTTCATCCTGATCGGATACCTGGCCTATTACGCCGGGCTGACGCGGGCGCTGTTCGAGGCGGCCAAGCGCTGGATGGCCTGGGTGCCGGGCGGGCTGGCGGTGTCGACGGTGTTTGCCACCGCGGGCTTTGCCGCGGTGTCCGGGGCATCGGTGGCGACCTCGGCGGTGTTTGCCCGCATCGCCATCCCCGAGATGCTGGCGATCGGCTATAACAAGCGCTTTGCGGCCGGCGTGGTGGCGGCGGCGGGCACGCTGGCCTCGCTGATCCCGCCCTCGGCGATCCTGGTGATCTATGCGATCATCGTGGAACAGGATGTGGGCAAGCTGTTGCTGGCGGGCTTTGTGCCCGGCGCCTTCAGCGCGGTGATCTATGTGGCGCTGATCGTGGGCATCGCGGTGGTGTTCAAATCGGTGGGCCCGCCGGTGACCGGCTTCACCTGGCGGCAGCGGTTCGCATCGCTGCCGGGCGCGCTGCCCATCGTGTTCGTGGTCGTGATCATCATCTCCTTTGTCTACAACCCCTTTGGCGGCGATGCCTGGGGTACGCCCACCGAGGGCGGCGCGCTGGGGGCCTTCGTGGTGTTCTGCATGGCGGTGTTCAGGGGCATGAAATGGGCCGAGTTCAAGAGCGCGCTGCTGGAGACGGCCAAGCTGACGGTGATGATCTTCACCATCATCTGGGGGGTGCTGATCTATGTGCGCTTCCTGGGCTTTGCCGACCTGCCCGGCGCCTTCTCGGACTGGATCACCAGCCTGCAGATGTCGCCGATGCTGATCCTGGTCTGCATCCTGTTGGCCTATGCGGTGCTGGGCATGTTCATGGATGCGATCGGCATGCTGCTGTTGACCCTGCCGGTGGTCTATCCGGCGGTGATGGCGCTGAACGGCGGCGAGGCGGTCAGCGCCGCCGACAGCGCATTCGGCATGTCGGGCCCGATGTGCGCGATCTGGTTCGGCATCCTGGTGGTGAAAATGGCCGAGTTCTGCCTGATCACCCCGCCGATCGGGCTCAACTGCTTCGTCGTGGCCGGCGTGCGCCCGGATCTCAGCGTACAGGACGTGTTCCGCGGCGTGATGCCCTTCTTCGTCGCCGACGCCGTAACCATCGCCCTCCTCGTCGCCTTCCCACAAATCGTCCTATGGCTGCCAACACTGGCCGGATAG
- a CDS encoding sulfite exporter TauE/SafE family protein, whose amino-acid sequence MQIETVIYVLLGGLAGGFVNGLAGMGTSLFALGFFLVVLDPVSAVALTALLAVLAGVQGLWISRAVLSSDPRRWLRFTLPGILGVPLGLMLLDWVDPAVLRRIIAAVLVLYGGYFGLRRSLPRLEGQYRWVDRALGFVGGILGGFASLSGVLPTIWLSMRAWPRAETRAVLQSYNFSILLFTVAGLALRGAYEAQVWVAFAVVLPAGVLAAQAGIFAFRRITDAQFQRLLVLLCLCLGLGMLARELLAG is encoded by the coding sequence ATGCAGATCGAGACCGTCATCTATGTGCTGCTTGGCGGTCTGGCCGGCGGTTTCGTCAACGGGCTGGCGGGCATGGGCACCTCGCTCTTTGCGCTGGGTTTCTTTCTGGTGGTGCTGGACCCGGTTTCGGCGGTCGCCTTGACTGCGCTTCTGGCGGTGCTGGCCGGTGTGCAGGGGCTGTGGATCTCGCGTGCGGTGCTCAGCTCCGATCCGCGTCGCTGGCTGCGTTTCACGCTGCCTGGCATTCTGGGCGTTCCGCTTGGGCTGATGTTGCTTGACTGGGTCGATCCGGCGGTACTGCGCCGGATCATCGCGGCGGTGCTGGTGCTGTATGGCGGCTATTTCGGCTTGCGCCGCTCCTTGCCCCGCCTTGAAGGGCAGTATCGCTGGGTCGACCGGGCCCTGGGTTTTGTCGGCGGGATTCTGGGCGGTTTTGCCTCGCTCTCGGGCGTGCTGCCGACCATCTGGCTGTCGATGCGCGCCTGGCCCCGCGCCGAGACCCGGGCGGTGCTGCAAAGCTATAACTTCTCGATCCTGCTGTTCACCGTTGCCGGGCTTGCCCTGCGTGGCGCCTACGAGGCGCAAGTCTGGGTGGCCTTTGCCGTGGTGCTGCCCGCCGGGGTGCTGGCGGCGCAGGCTGGGATCTTCGCCTTTCGCCGCATCACCGATGCGCAGTTCCAGCGCCTGTTGGTGCTGCTCTGCCTGTGCCTGGGGCTGGGGATGCTGGCGCGCGAGCTGCTGGCGGGATAA
- a CDS encoding sulfite exporter TauE/SafE family protein: protein MTTFDLMLFACAVLLLAGTIKGFIGLGLPTVSLALLTLGTDPRMAITLILMPMLLSNLWQMGRGGSLAALIRRYGRFALVLGLSVGLTAWFSRDAGDRLLTGALGAILLLYALLDSLRRVPPLPDRHAGLIEVIWATLTGVIGGLTAGWGGPMAMYLSARRAPRDEFVQASGLLIAAGSLPLMLSYLAAGHADPRGLGLSALLLVPTFVGFALGERLRHRADPALFRRALIVLFVVLGANLIWRALSG, encoded by the coding sequence ATGACCACGTTTGATCTGATGCTTTTCGCCTGTGCGGTGCTGTTGCTGGCGGGCACGATCAAGGGTTTCATCGGATTGGGCCTGCCCACCGTGTCGCTGGCACTGCTGACGTTGGGCACCGATCCGCGCATGGCGATCACCCTGATCCTGATGCCGATGCTGCTCAGCAATCTCTGGCAGATGGGGCGGGGCGGCTCACTGGCGGCGCTGATCCGCCGCTATGGCCGGTTCGCGCTGGTGCTGGGCCTGTCGGTCGGGCTGACCGCCTGGTTCAGCCGCGATGCGGGCGACCGGTTGCTGACGGGGGCGCTGGGGGCGATCCTGCTGCTTTACGCGCTGCTCGACAGCCTGCGCCGGGTGCCCCCGCTGCCCGACCGCCATGCCGGGCTGATCGAGGTGATCTGGGCCACGCTGACCGGCGTGATCGGCGGATTGACCGCCGGCTGGGGCGGGCCGATGGCCATGTATCTCAGCGCTCGCCGCGCCCCAAGGGACGAGTTTGTGCAGGCCAGCGGTCTGCTCATCGCCGCCGGCAGCCTGCCGCTGATGCTTTCCTATCTCGCCGCTGGTCACGCCGATCCGCGCGGTCTGGGCCTGTCCGCTCTGTTGCTGGTGCCCACTTTCGTGGGTTTTGCCCTGGGTGAGCGCCTGCGCCACCGTGCCGATCCGGCCCTGTTCCGCCGCGCGCTCATCGTGCTTTTCGTGGTGCTGGGCGCCAACCTGATCTGGCGCGCCCTCAGCGGCTAG
- a CDS encoding metallophosphoesterase, translating into MKLVHISDIHLTRPGERMGGLDPHKRLAQALAHVAAHHGDAARVVITGDLAHWGERAAYASLRAALGEVGPPVRLLIGNHDNREAFVSVFPDHPRDDQGYINHAETLDGLRLIYLDTVGVRSHAGHFGPERLAWLEAELAGCARARIFLHHNPMELGLPAEDRIALIPEDRAPLRALLTRFAGRIEYLHFGHVHAPVHGSWCGIPFAAVPSTGNQSLPDLKEPDLLQGAPMAPAYNVVLIRGRETIIHQIPFTWDGPVFTAGTAWEDWAKPVAAK; encoded by the coding sequence ATGAAGCTTGTACATATTTCCGATATTCACCTGACCCGGCCCGGCGAGCGGATGGGCGGGCTTGACCCTCATAAGCGGCTGGCACAGGCGCTGGCCCATGTGGCGGCACATCATGGCGATGCGGCGCGGGTGGTGATCACCGGCGATCTGGCCCATTGGGGCGAGCGGGCGGCCTATGCTTCGCTGCGCGCGGCGCTGGGCGAAGTGGGGCCGCCGGTGCGCCTGCTGATCGGTAATCACGACAACCGCGAGGCCTTCGTGTCGGTGTTTCCCGACCATCCCCGCGACGATCAGGGTTACATCAACCATGCCGAAACGCTGGACGGGCTGCGGCTCATCTATCTGGACACGGTGGGCGTACGCAGCCATGCGGGCCATTTCGGACCCGAGCGGCTGGCCTGGCTGGAGGCGGAGTTGGCAGGCTGCGCGCGGGCGCGGATTTTCCTGCATCACAACCCGATGGAACTGGGCCTGCCCGCAGAGGACCGGATCGCGCTGATCCCCGAGGACCGGGCACCGCTGCGCGCCCTGCTCACCCGGTTTGCCGGGCGGATCGAGTATCTGCATTTCGGCCATGTCCATGCGCCCGTGCATGGCAGCTGGTGCGGCATCCCCTTTGCCGCCGTACCCTCGACCGGCAACCAGTCACTGCCCGACCTGAAGGAACCCGACCTTTTGCAGGGCGCCCCGATGGCGCCGGCCTATAACGTGGTTCTGATCCGGGGCCGCGAGACGATCATCCACCAGATCCCGTTCACCTGGGACGGGCCGGTCTTTACCGCCGGCACCGCTTGGGAGGATTGGGCCAAACCGGTGGCGGCGAAATGA
- a CDS encoding ABC transporter substrate-binding protein: protein MKPTATALALALSASAVFAQDKVTIEFAYPYSHLFDVTYQAMMPAFEAAHPDIEVKFRATYESYEDGTNTILREAVSGNLPDVTMQGLNRQQILVEKGIARSLAPFIAKEADFETEGYHQAMLSLSTFDDAVFGLPFSVSLPVGYYNMDILKAGGIESLPTTWDEVIAACETMKANGVQNPVFWGWNITGNWFMQALMWSQDKAIVENGHVTLDSPEALAALEQMQAIFTKCDMQNLDWKAALASFSAGEIGMMFWSTSALGAVERSQGDFDLVTGPFPGMDETPRGLPAGGNAAMLTSTSEDPRVQEAAWAWLKFITSGEGAAEVAKTTGYMPPNKAANEIILADFYQQNPNKQTAVDQLPLLRDWLAYPGDNGLAITQVIYDGIERIVTGEAADMKALQEELVEEVADLLPNG, encoded by the coding sequence ATGAAACCGACCGCAACCGCATTGGCCCTGGCGCTTTCCGCCAGCGCCGTCTTTGCCCAGGACAAGGTGACCATCGAATTCGCCTATCCCTATAGCCACCTCTTCGACGTGACCTATCAGGCGATGATGCCCGCCTTCGAGGCCGCCCACCCCGATATCGAGGTGAAATTCCGCGCCACCTATGAAAGCTACGAGGACGGCACCAACACCATCCTGCGCGAGGCGGTCTCGGGCAATCTGCCCGATGTCACCATGCAGGGGCTGAACCGCCAGCAGATCCTGGTCGAGAAGGGCATCGCCAGGTCGCTGGCCCCCTTCATCGCCAAGGAGGCCGATTTCGAGACGGAGGGCTATCATCAGGCGATGCTGTCGCTGTCGACCTTTGACGATGCCGTGTTTGGCCTGCCCTTCTCGGTCTCGCTGCCGGTGGGCTATTACAACATGGATATCCTCAAGGCCGGCGGTATCGAGTCCCTGCCCACCACCTGGGACGAGGTGATCGCCGCCTGTGAGACCATGAAGGCCAACGGCGTGCAGAACCCCGTCTTCTGGGGTTGGAACATCACCGGCAACTGGTTCATGCAGGCGCTGATGTGGAGCCAGGACAAGGCCATCGTCGAGAACGGCCATGTGACGCTGGACAGCCCCGAAGCGCTGGCGGCACTGGAGCAGATGCAGGCAATCTTTACCAAATGCGACATGCAGAACCTGGACTGGAAGGCGGCGCTGGCCTCGTTCTCGGCCGGTGAGATCGGCATGATGTTCTGGTCGACCTCGGCGCTGGGCGCGGTGGAGCGCAGCCAGGGTGATTTCGACCTGGTGACCGGCCCCTTCCCGGGCATGGACGAGACCCCCAGGGGCCTGCCCGCCGGCGGCAACGCGGCAATGCTGACCTCGACCTCGGAAGACCCGCGGGTGCAAGAGGCGGCCTGGGCCTGGCTGAAATTCATCACCTCGGGCGAAGGCGCGGCGGAAGTGGCCAAAACCACCGGTTACATGCCCCCCAACAAAGCGGCCAACGAGATCATCCTGGCCGATTTCTATCAGCAGAACCCCAACAAGCAGACCGCGGTGGACCAGCTGCCACTGCTGCGCGACTGGCTGGCCTATCCCGGAGACAACGGTCTGGCGATCACCCAGGTGATCTATGACGGGATCGAGCGGATCGTGACCGGCGAGGCGGCCGACATGAAGGCCTTGCAGGAAGAACTGGTGGAAGAAGTGGCCGACCTCCTGCCCAACGGCTGA
- a CDS encoding carbohydrate ABC transporter permease, whose translation MTRDWWKHLILILGAVIVIAPFYMMVSYSFKSPGEIDRGEGGFFGRQERMVDERCVKLRDPSRADIAAAAPRFAGQSDGAIRDALLAEAEADCAMRPAVFNYTMAFTQAPLLRYLLNGVIVTVSIFVIQVAVALPAAYALAKLRFWGREAVFGLVLFCLLIPVHAIALPLYILLAKLGLTNTYAALVVPWTISVFGIFLMRQFFMTVPDDLIDAARMDGMSEFAIVWRVMLPTAIPALLAFAIFSVVAHWNDYFWPRIVVTGNRDLFTPPLGLREFKGDGDGSFFGPMMATATVIVAPLIVAFLLAQRRFIEGITLSGMK comes from the coding sequence ATGACCCGCGACTGGTGGAAACATCTGATCCTGATCCTGGGCGCCGTGATCGTGATCGCGCCTTTCTACATGATGGTCAGCTATTCGTTCAAAAGCCCGGGCGAGATCGACCGGGGCGAAGGCGGCTTTTTCGGTCGCCAGGAGAGAATGGTGGACGAGCGCTGCGTCAAGCTGCGCGATCCCAGCCGCGCCGACATCGCCGCCGCCGCGCCGCGCTTTGCAGGCCAAAGCGATGGCGCCATCCGCGATGCGCTGCTGGCCGAAGCCGAGGCCGACTGCGCCATGCGGCCGGCGGTGTTCAACTATACCATGGCCTTCACCCAGGCGCCGCTGCTGCGCTATCTGCTGAACGGGGTGATCGTCACCGTCTCGATCTTTGTCATTCAGGTGGCGGTGGCGCTGCCGGCGGCCTATGCGCTGGCCAAGCTGCGCTTCTGGGGGCGTGAGGCGGTGTTCGGGCTGGTGCTGTTCTGCCTGCTGATCCCGGTCCATGCCATTGCCCTGCCGCTTTACATCCTGCTGGCCAAGCTGGGGCTGACCAATACCTATGCCGCGCTGGTGGTGCCCTGGACGATTTCGGTCTTCGGCATCTTCCTGATGCGGCAGTTCTTCATGACCGTGCCCGACGATCTGATCGACGCCGCCCGCATGGACGGGATGAGCGAGTTCGCCATCGTCTGGCGGGTGATGCTGCCCACCGCGATCCCGGCGCTGCTGGCCTTTGCCATCTTCAGCGTGGTGGCTCATTGGAACGACTATTTCTGGCCCCGCATCGTGGTGACCGGCAATCGCGACCTGTTCACGCCGCCGCTGGGCCTGCGCGAGTTCAAGGGCGATGGCGACGGCTCTTTCTTTGGCCCGATGATGGCCACCGCCACCGTCATCGTGGCGCCGCTGATCGTGGCCTTTCTGCTGGCGCAACGCCGCTTCATCGAGGGGATCACCCTTTCAGGCATGAAGTAG